From the Lycorma delicatula isolate Av1 chromosome 4, ASM4794821v1, whole genome shotgun sequence genome, the window ttttaatttttcaaagatctaaatttattgcactaaaaacagctgtttttaatttttacaaattaataacatttttctattttgtttttaataataaaagttgttttatttttcagtgactttattacatcaatcttctcagaattaaattttatacaacttaCGCATTtactaaaaaaggaaataaaatttacgcatttactagtcgtttaacaaagttattgtacctCAAACCTAAACTATGTGTTTTTTATtgccaaatttttctttttacattgtaTGTATTAAAAACGACGTGAGATACAGTTCTGGACCTGCTTTATTCGAATTTTCAGATCgcaaaacataagaaaccatcacaTTTACCCTTTATATAAAGCCTTAAAAGTTTCATTATTGCCTCATTTCATCGGAGAtactgaaatccgggtgaaatttttcgttagccttaattcgataacaaagcgttttcagatatATGAAACTTTATTCCTTACTTCAAGTTtcagaatcagttcccaaatcaTTTcccttcctcctgaatcattctgtatacacGATTCAACAAACTGcattttactagaaaaatatatgttaagttatttaaaaattgtaaaactctTTCACTTactgtttttcacttttttcaccGTCGATTAGCCTCTCTATTTACATAGATATTtggttttttagaaatatttattaataaccactaaaacataattttttaattatgctggTTTAAACGGTTTATTAAATAGCCAGCATGATTAACAAATTATGCTGATTTAAacactatattaaattttttagcacTTTGTTGGCTAACTATTTGTAGAGTGGCGTTAAAcaatttgtaaagattaaaacgtttaacaagatcaaaaattattttaaaatacgtatattaAGTTTGcttaataacttgttttatttatataattccatttaaaagctttcttttttcctgtttagcctccggtaactaccgttttagataatacttcagaggatgaatgaggatgatgtgtatgagtgtgaatgaaatgtatagtcttgtacattctcagttcgaccatatctgagatgtgtggttaattgaaacccaaccaccaaagaaaaccggtatccacgatctagtattcaaatccgtgtaaaaatagctggctttactaggacttgaatgctggaactctcgacttccaaatcagctgatttgggaagacgcgttcaccactagaccaacccggtggctctCCATTTAAAAGCTGCGAATGTTTTAAATAACACACTACGATTATGTTGCTACTATTCAAATTCATTCTCGgcccatttcattttttttttaacctattttagcGAGAGAGTTCTCCATTAGACccttacatatttttacaaatgttgtttCCTGGCtcgtattttttaactttattgagATGCAGATCACTCGCTTTTGCGTTGGGAACACCTTTTAATTATACGGACACTATTTCTTGtaaatttctctctttttccggtttagtctccggtaactaccgtttagataattcttcagaggatgaatgaggatgatatgtatgaatgtaaatgaaatgtagtcttgtacagtctcagttcgaccgttcctgagatgtgtggttaattgaaacccaaccaccaaagaacaccggtatccacgatctagaattcaaatccgtgtaaaaataactggctttactaggacttgaatgctgtaactctcgacttccaaatcagctgatttgggagtcagCTGAtttttcaccactagaccaacccggtgggttttcttgtaaatttaaatCGAAAAATCATCAACCTCATTGTTAAACACTCCCGGCAAGTGACTGTCATTGACCCTGTCTATTTCTCcacccttctttaaattttagtacAGCAGCCGCCACGTAACGGCAGCTTGGATGATCAGACCGCACGTCATTTCTATACTATTGTTTTCCGGAACTTTGGCACACCATGATTTAGTCATCTCTTAGTAACGTAAATATGATGCAACTGTTGTTTACGAAGCgatgtatttttatgtgtttacaaTATTAAGAAAGTGATATCATGTTACAACACAAAACAATTAGCCTTATTTCTCCTTTGCTTTTCTATGTGTATAAAGTTCAGTTCTGTGGTTCTGCCTCTCGGTACGGTTCTTTTGGCGTGTGTCGTGTATTTTGTTGCATTGTCGATTAATGTAGAATACGatattttgtaaaaggtttttatcgTGGTTTACGGTTCAAATTTTAAAGCAGTTCACGTGCGAATAGTTATGGCTGAATTTAAGTATGTTgcgaaagataaaaaatttcgaAGACAGGCGCGTGAAACTGTAAACAAGATGTAtaatttcatgaagaaagaatctTTAGCTGTAGGACAATTAAAAAATGGCAAGCATTTAATTGTTATACAGAAGTATGAAGAGAACTGCAGCGGTCTCTGGCGTTTCCAGGACTCAGGTACAAAGcctatttgaatactagatcgtggataccggtgttatttggtggttgggtttcaattaaccacacatctcaggaatagtcgaactgagactgtacaagagtacacttcatttacactcatacatatcgtcctcattcatcttctgaagtattatctgaaaggtaattaccggaggctaaacaggaaaaagaaagaagaaagaaggtacaaagcctaagaaaagaaaaaatagaatttcttccATCCGAGGGGCCAGAATGTTCGTCCATCGTcccgaaaaaaaaaaacgttctaaaTCGGTTACCGGattagatgattttgataaagGTTTGGTTAGGCaaactgtgaatgaatttcactcaAAGATAGGGGAGCTGCCAACAGTTAATAAATTcggtaaagaattgaaaattaaaattaattttaacggtagtgaaactagtttaagaagaattttaaaaggaTTAGGTTTTAAGTGGCGCAAAACTAAAaacgaaaggaaaattttggtAGAAAAACATGATATTAGGCAGAAAAGGATTTCATATTTGCAGGCGATcagttattttagaaaatgtaaccgGGGGATCGTGTATTTAGATGAATTCTATGTTTTATTATCTCATTCGACGGCAAAATCACAGGCTGACAGCAGGGATTCAGGACTTCATTCACCAATAAATAAAggtgaaatattaattacaattcacGCCGGATGTGAAACGGGTTATATTTCAAATGTAATGTTAACTTGAACAGCCAAATAAAAAGTGGCGATTACCACAATAAAGTGAAtactaaaaattctttgaaacgagctgaagaaaaattagttcttAACCTTCCTTCTGAGTCTGCAGTAGTTACTGACAATGCTCCGTATCATAATACCCTTTCTGAAAAACTTCCAGTGTCATATGACCGTTTGGCTACAGAAACATCATATTCCATTTTCGTCTCAAACGCTTAACAACAATTGTATGAACTACTAAAAATGTTGtcgttttctgttttataaaacatctgttaattataaaagtaacagaaaaagatACCGATTTGACGAATTGTTGGAAACAATTGAGCATCAAGTTCTGCGGCTTCCACCTTACCgtcctgatttaaatttaatcgaGATGGTATAGACAGATATAAAACGACATGTTGCAAGCCATAACACGACGTTTAAGATGTCAGAAGTGCAGAAACTGtttgaagataaaatgaattcgatGAGCGACGAACCCTGGAGACCTTACtgcaaaaaggttaaaaaaacgaAGGTGAAAGAAAACTATAACCGAGAATCGTTAATAGATTCTCTGACAGAATCTTTCATCGTCTCTTTATGTAGTGACAGTTGCACTGAAGACAGTGATGAAAGCTAGGAGAGGGTTGTAGTCGAGGAATCAAACggataattcattttccagtaagtAAGTAAAGTTACAGTAATAACCATCTATCGCAATATTTGCCGGGTAATTAGTAATAGGTAATATTTTGTCAtccgttattacattttacaatgtacagtaaagaattattacatttcaaaatcGTTGCatccatttgttaaaaatagaacaattatttggtAAGGGGATTACTAAGAGCGAGGAACATGTTTTTATGTCGGGTAATAATCGTCGCCACTCCAAGCTCGCAGTTACTTGGCGACGACTGAACTACTAACTATTCGCCAGCCGATTCCAAGTTATTAACATACGTAACGCATGCACATGCTCGTTCGTTCATTTACTGCCAAATAGACTTACAAATAGTCAACATACACACGCACTCTTACGAACAGACAGAATTTACCCTTCtttatttctcgacatttcatcacccgagtcaaaaaaaaattaatagcagaaAGATGATGTTTGGCTTAATTAAGTAGTGTTCCTATTGTTATACTCGTGCAGCATATACACTAATACTAAGTACCGCACAACTGCTAAGAAAGCAGAATGTAAAacacttaaatgtaaaaaataataataaacctatcTTATAAAACTACTTTAAACACTTAAAATCTTGACTTTTtgaattggggggggggggttgtcaAATTAAAAGTGGTGGTGGTGGTAgtcggttttaatttatttggaatcGACTTCAGAGGGTCAAAAAATTTACAGAagtgaaagattatttttttattttctaaggcGATTTGTTTaagtcgatattttttttaagtttgtaataattCCAATCTGTCGTAtcaggtaaattatattttattaatgataacgtGTAATATTAAAATCGTGCGGCGGTTGAATATTATAGAGTTGAAGCGATGTCAATAATCGTTCTGAAACCCAGGAATTCTAAAAACTATTAAGAGTCTCGATCATAGCCTAAAGCCtagatgtattataaaaattacatcgcGAAGAAACATTCTAGTAAAGCATAATATCATTATTTCGGTACATAGATAAACACGATTAAATAAAATCGTCAAACCCTCCGCTTAAgcctttaaaataaagtaaaatactcgttggaaaacagaataataaaaatatttattctcggATAGAATATACAACATACGTTTACAGAATTTATACGACTGATACTATGAACTTcagtttaacaaatttaagacGCTAAATCCTACAAGTTATTCtagttaataaaattgatttctttcttaaaatccATGCGTTCTCGACTTTAAACTCACGAATCGGATTTACTCTAGCCGAACCGGAcgatttattataatacttttttttaaaatacaatttacaattatctgtaaatttaataatcatttttacgttgaaaagttatttttctgttataaatttatacttactgTATATTAATTCTGaggttttaatgttatttaaagtagcgcatttactaaatttattttgctattaattttacataataatttatctgCAATAGAAAACTATCATAACCGTTTCGTTTGCAgcaatattattcttattatttttgtttaaacttttttcatatattttatatatatatatatatatatatatatatatatatatatatagcttgcTGCCAAACTCCATGACCGTGGATGGATTGAATACcggtttataattgtttttaagtacAAAGCCACAGAAAAGTGATATTAACTGTCCCTTTAGTTTGTTGGTAGCATTTCTATTAGAATATTGTGaacgcattatatatatatatatatccattctTGGCAACAGTCAATATTCGGCATAATACGTAGAATATAGAACCGAAATAGATTTGTAATTCCTTAAAAAAGCAAGATTTGTTGATCTCTATCGGTAGTAATtctaaatgattttattgttttaaacgaTCGATATCTCTTTCATAAGACCACATGAATCTGTTTCAGCGACCCGTATATAATATGATTACTTTAAAagagttttaaataaacaaaaagaaatgctGTCAGCGGGTATAAAAATCTTCACTTTCAAATTAGTAAAGGGCTGTACCTtcgaaatgaaaaaaagttgacaaaaagtttaaaattaatcgttAAGTGATCCATCCGATTCTTACACGATGTATACCGAGTGTCCCACGAAAAAACGAAGAaatttcaggatatattctactggtgaaaatgaaaaaagttcatataaacatagttctagaaacgctttgtttgcgtgttacggctagcgaaaatgttcgcccggatttcaactcttctaataaaaagaccGACTGTAATttctgggacccaaattaaggagtaaatttggtggtttctaatgtaatttgagttgggaaatagtataaaacaggtcccagaactgtaactccagtagtttttaagatatccgacgtaaaacataaatttcaatgccgaaaaacaagtttttttattttaggtttgtaGACGATAGCTTTGTTAAACGGCTAATAAGTACAGAATATTTAGTAacagaacttgtagagaatttattttgagaaaattaatataaatacagtcaataaaaagtaaataaaaacgtttaaaaatcggtttttattgaagtaaaatcgatgaaaaatagacagaaattcgagttattctttctgtacctaataaacattctttttaaatattctccgGTCTGTCAGGATTTAAAAACGAAAGAGCCATTTCCAGCGTGTTCGTTTTCTGTGGACGCCAACTAAATCATCGAGTTAATGATGAACATCGCGTGATTCAACATATTCAGCGTAGTCCAGCCACTTGTACAAGGCGAAATTTATTTCGTACTGATTtgtcaaaaaaacaaagtatGGCGCATCCTTTCCGCCTGGAGAAGGTTAAAAATTTTCGACCGACAGATTACTCCCGGCGCCGTGGTTAGACATGCGTCATTGGCGTCTACAAAACgctaaggtaaattcaattttatttactgctgaagtcacttttatgagaaacggaaTCTTCAGTTCTAAAAAGAGTTATTTGTGGAGCGAAGACAATCTACATGGTACTGTGGTgactagtttccaacatagatttcatattaatgtttggtgtggcattattatgacaaaattctgggaccatttgttttcaataactTTACGGGAGATGAATAcgttcatttttgaaaaataatttgccggatATTTTAGAGGATGTatctttacaaactagattgcaaatgattttcaaGCACGATGGTGCAACGCCATATTTGGATCGCCACACTGAACGTGGTGGACCAATCGACTCgccaccacgatcacctgactaaacgccactagattacttcatttgtggccatatgaaaacgatagtataccgacaaaaagttaatactaaagaatatttactcattaaaatacgaaatacgAAAAGCTATTCGTATAAATACGAATTcaaaacgatcctgagatgatacggaaaggtaccgaaaatattttacgtcgaGCAGAGTGCTGAGTAAATTGTGAAGGaggaaatttcaaacaattactgtaattgagatttgttattctgttaccatttttatttcatgtattctatttttttgttttgcaatattaagaataatgtttattagatacagaaagaataatacaattttctgtctatttttcgtctgttttgcttcaatgaaaaaccgatttaaaaaaaattttatttactttttattagctgtatttctattaattatctcaaaaataaattctctacaacttttgttactaaatattctgcatttattagtaatttaacaaagctattgtctacaaacctaaaaaaaaacttgtttttcggcTCCTAATTTTGTGTTtcacgtcggatatcttaaaaactactggagttacagttctaggaccttttatcctatttcccagctcaaattacttaAGAAACCACCAACGTTACTCCTTAATTTGCGTCCCAAAACTTACAGTAGGGCTTccttttattagaagagttgaaatccgggcgaaatatttcgccagccgtaacacgaaaacaaagcgtttccagacctatgtttatgtgaacgtttttcattatttttaccaatagaacatgtcctgaaagtttctccgttttgtatatatatatttatagaatcgatcaaatttcattatttaattacgaCACAGATtcgcagaaaataaattatttattccatattaacaaaatattcattatttataagtgcacaaaaaaataataaacggttGCATTTATTTCTTGTAAGCACGGTATACCAGATAATACCCATCAGACAGGACTTCTTTTAGAAATAGTGTATGCAGTGATCAAGAAATACTATACATGTCACCACCGATCgagtttagaaaaatatatatttgcttcGATACGTTCTGTTCGTTTCATATTAAGAAGTATTTGATGTTTTGTAGAACAGAACTAAACAGTAGATTAATATTGATAACAGACTCGTTGACTTTCGGATGACTAAAACCCTGATTTAAACCTTCTCTAATAGATAGCATTCCTAACATGCACTGCCTTTTTCAGTTGTACGGAAGCAAAGGTTTTAACACAAGAACATTGTGGAGGACAATTTATCGTCGCATTGTGGAGAACAGAAACGATTCTTTGGCGGCTGGGCGCCGATGAAGTAGGCTAAACCCAAACGACTCTAAACAGACCCTCCAAGTCAAGGAGGACTGATTATTTCTTAGAGTTATTTCTCTCTGAAAGATATTTAATGCGATATACCACACATGTCGTtattacaaaccttttttttctactaataaatgatttgtttttatttcattctgatGTATTCAGGTAATGAAATTCGATTAACTCTATCAGGGTggtaacatgtaaaaaataaaatactgtagtcGCGGGTAGAGAATCAAAGAAAAAggattactttttaattctttaatacgGTGAATTTTCGAACTCGAAACTCACAGTCCTTAGTGGCTGCagcaagtgaaattctaacaagGGGATACTGAACGGATCGTGCGGCCCCACGAGATTGTAAACGAGGGAATTGTGGAAGTGAATACCCAGCGTTACGTAACATATAATAACGATTGTGAAGGTGAAAGACGCTACACGGGTGAAGGTTTTACAGAAAGGAAGCATCAAGCAGAATATGAGTTTTGAGGACGGAAGCGGAAGAGTTACCGTTAAGACCtaaggaaaaatcgaaaaatatatcGGTTATGAGGTTTACGCGTTAAAAGCAAAAagagatgaaaatgaaaaatcttgaATTACggaaagattaatttaataaatcgcCAAAATACGACTTACAATTACACAGCGACACTAGTGCTAAAACTGGAAGTGAaggaaacaaaaaggaaaatacgaaacaaaaaaagtagaataatcgAAAAGTTTTAGCTCGTTAGATGCGGGAAACTTGAACATTATGTGCACATCCACCCCGCATATAAATATACCAAAAGAGATTTGGTTAACCACCTATGCCGTACAAGAAAGCCGATCGTACACTTTAGTAAAGGATTAAACGAACAGTATAAGGAAGCAGACTATAAGTCAGATCACCAACTTGTACGAATAAAACTGCAAAcacaggaaataatttttgtgaaaggAATGAAGGCTAACGAAACTAAAATACTAGgttcagaaaaaatatagataaaggAGTCCCAAAAGGTCGAAAAGATTCcactaaaatgataaaataaatctcATTAGCTAcaagaagttattgatgaaagaGAACAAAACAAATGGAGTCGTTTTAAAACAGATGTAACAAATCCGATCGGATAAACATATCGGTTTATAATAGATATGACAAGAGAAGCGTGTGGAAAAAGGAAAGCAAAATTTATACAGAGGAGTATATGGAGAGATCGtaaaggatgaatgaagataaacGGCAGAATGACTCGCAGTCGTAGAAATTTCCTATATCAGCGAATAAATCTTATTCGATGGAAAGCAGGATGTGAAAAGAAGATATATTGTAAAACGTTTGCTCATCGAACCGCTAGTAGAACTCCCATTACTAAGCGACTACATGGTAGGGACAGAAGCAAGAAAACCAGAAGGAAGGCTCTTCTCTGTAGACTACCATCTGCAGAGTCTACAATTTATATGTACTGTACGTTTTTATAAAAGCAAACATATTAAATCTGCATAAGAAGGAAGACAAATACGGCTACCGATATAGGAGCATATCGCTAAAcgctacatttatatatttaaacgatGTTTTTAAGCGTACGATAGTACTATCAGAGTATACAGAATTCTGACTATTTTAAAATAGAGATAGAATACTACAAAGGGATAAAACGTttatattatactgaaaaatgcTTTTATCCGACCCGGAAACAATGAAAAGTAACGGAGTCGGAGATTGGAATCTAAGAAGTCATTCTCCCAGTAATTTTCTCAATTTACCGATGAAGTAGCGAGTGTTGTGAAAAAGTAGAACGAgctaaaaattctaacaaaaaaaattaaggaagagTGTAAACGAGATCGGGCAAAAGGTTACCGCAAATAAAACTAAAGTTGTAGATTAAAAAAGAATAGCGGAGAGGAAAACCGATCGAAACGATTGGAACAGGAGATAACAGTTCTGAAAGAGTAAACGAACCGAATATTACCCCTAACGAACTGAAGTTCATACCTAAATAGAGTGTGAAGGGAACAGAGGATATGAAATTTTGAAAGAGATTAAGCTCTTAATCTACTTCAAAAGAACAAGATAATATACGATGAATGGGTGCAGGAAGTAAATTACTTAAACGCCTTATTACCAAGTAAATTACCTATTCAACGCCGgttaaaaagttacaatatttaCAGAACGGCCGGTCTTGTGCCTTACGGTACTGAGACACTCAcatagtggggggggggggggtattatTACGAGAGGTATTAGAAAGTGAAAGAGCCGACAATTTTTTTTGGGAATCGATAAAATTTACAGGATGAAGATTTTTCACTACACGTGCACAAATTTGAAATCTCGGTCAGAGATATCAGATTCCGAAGAACCGAAGCGAGACTGAGATGGACAGGATTAGCGCAGAAAATCTGACGGTAATGGGCCGATAATCTACCTGCCACGCCGACTTAGATTGTGGCATCGGGTCCGGGAGTATTTAAGGGAACGAGAAGCTAATAAAGAAGCGATAGAAGTCCCGTCGGGGAAAGAGACCGATCATTTGCTCGGATTTAAGCGGTAACGACGATGAGGGATAAATACAGAGCGCAGGACTGAAAATTACTTTATCTCGTATTACAAGCCCCcaccgaattttaaaaataatattttttagaaaagaaaaaagtagaggCGGCTTGAAAGCTGTCAGCTCCCGAACCGGCTTATCAAATGATCTAGACATTTTTTCGTCATTCTCTTCTGCGCTATCGttgtcttctttcttcttatttcacataatagtaaaagtaacttactaaaataaaaataaaaatcattatgaataacatttttaagaaattaattaacaatactgCTCAACACAGagaaaattccataataaatgaATCGAAACTacgagtaaaaaaagaaattatatttcggtcaataaaaataatacacacataTGGATGATGAGAAGAaggatttatatataataaaaaattaatatatgccCGATGAACAAACGCCGTTTCATTGTTCGTGAAAgacagaaatattttgtaatatcaaataatattttaaactttacacACGGTAAAAATATATTCCGAtgccttaaaatattttcacacaacTTAATCTTAAAAGAACTATAACGGAAATATCACCGTTGTAACACACATGATTTTGTCAACTGAATTTCACCGTCACGATGGCAGCATCGTATGTCACACAATTAGTTCGTTGTAAACTAAATATAGTACGACTGAAATCGACGGTCGCAGAGATCGCTGTTAATTATCATCTTCATTATACGAAGCGTACGTAAGGCTAAACGTAACGTAACGCTACATTTTTGAGCCGTTCAAAACTTTTCTTGATGTAAACGTTTTCGTATCGAAACGGGCACCGATTTaacgcaaataaaataaaataatttgtaatcacAATGAATCGTTAAATTCTTTAATACAcatattttcttgataaattaataaataaatgtttatacacaaacgtatatttttaaatttaaacggcACCCGAAATCGATCCTGTACTAGTACTCGccggttatttttatttctactcggTTTAGTTAAGTAATGTCTTTTTTACTTCTAAATACACATCTGTCACACGAAGTCCTGACGGCCGACAAGCAAAGTAGCATTAATGGTGTCACATGAACACATCTTCAAGAGCTACCGCCCTGCGATTTGAGCGACCGGTGGATAACCTATCGTCTTCAAACGTGACCATTTTGTCTCTCGAGCGAGTATTGGAAGAGCGGAGGGCCGACGGCGGCGGGGGTGGAACGGGTGAATCTGCCGACACCGACAAATTAAATTCGCTTACGCTGCGCGGAACAAAATATTCGACGAGCGGTTCCGAACTCGTCCTGGTGCCAGGACCTCCGGTAGAGTTTCTAATCGCTGTGGATCGGGTAAAGCGGGTTGAATAATCTTCTCGCCTGCGCGGTAAGCTATAATGTTTCATATCGCGTAAAGCAGGAGCGAATTTTTTCGTTCCCGACTGAAGGGTTTCGCAACCAGAAGGCGGCTCCCTGTGTCAAGATGAAACTACTGACATAGATATCACTTCCTGGTCTTCTTCCAAAACGTTTTCGTCTTTATTAATCCACAAGCTGACCTGACGCACAAGTAAAACCGTTTCGTCTTGCACAAGATTGAAACACATAGCTATTACCGCCATACCGATTAAAATATAAGCGGAAGACACGAATACAGAAACCTCTTCGTTCGTGTCCGTCGTACCGGGTATTAATTCTCCAAAACCTATGGTTCCTAAACTCGTGAAACAGAAATACGAACCTTCTAAGAAAGTCCagttttctaatcttttaaataaaagcgCTCCACCAGAAATATAAATGACGACGATCGAAAGCGTGAGGAGTATAGGAATTCGTTGGTTTTGCGGTTCTGTGTCGTAAACAGGATGCGATTCGCCAGTGGAACAAAGTTTCATCTCGTGTATTTTTTCGTCGTTAACAGGCTTTTTTTCAGCTGTTATATGATTCTGCAACGTTGTCTTTACAAACCCAGGATCTTTTTTCGTTTTAGGATGAGAATTGTTGCGATTCAATCTAGTATATATTTTCCGAATATATTTTGCAAGGCTGTCGCCCACAGTTGAAAGATATACTAGCATCAGAGGAATTCCGATTAATGCATATAAAACTGTCGTTATTCGACCCCACGTAGTACGGGGTGACACACTGCCATATCCtgcaacaataaattaattatttgtaaaatagattAAGATTTATAGTACAACACTTATATTACCAGTTAATGTTAACACTGCAATAAGTTTACCGATTTTGTTTTGACAgacatttctaaagaaatttgtCCGATGCTAATAGGGTTAATCTTATGAtttcatctgtttttataaaaattataaagtgaatATACTTTA encodes:
- the sand gene encoding potassium two pore domain channel sandman isoform X1, whose product is MKGMLGSDGRKYQFQVPHSGGYRNSGTTGTGTNSNTTSTSTHNSILCCSSSQRSSSPCCSVVSSLLSSAGICILVVTYTVLGAVTFMTLEGQNPGELSISITRHSWPSSTDDRLRSQTVEKLWSITEDLNILYKENWTRLAEQEVLKFQDILVRKYRSMPSENENHIWSFPSSFLYSLTLITTIGYGSVSPRTTWGRITTVLYALIGIPLMLVYLSTVGDSLAKYIRKIYTRLNRNNSHPKTKKDPGFVKTTLQNHITAEKKPVNDEKIHEMKLCSTGESHPVYDTEPQNQRIPILLTLSIVVIYISGGALLFKRLENWTFLEGSYFCFTSLGTIGFGELIPGTTDTNEEVSVFVSSAYILIGMAVIAMCFNLVQDETVLLVRQVSLWINKDENVLEEDQEVISMSVVSS